The following proteins come from a genomic window of Pleurocapsa minor HA4230-MV1:
- a CDS encoding UPF0175 family protein — protein sequence MNALEVQLPQDIPVEEARLLLMVKLFETGKLSVGQAADLAGYSKPTFIELLGKLGVPVIDYPPEELEQELNY from the coding sequence ATGAACGCTCTAGAAGTACAACTTCCTCAAGACATCCCAGTAGAAGAAGCCCGACTTCTGCTAATGGTCAAACTATTTGAAACGGGAAAGCTTTCGGTTGGACAAGCAGCAGATTTAGCAGGTTACTCTAAACCTACTTTTATCGAACTACTTGGTAAGCTGGGTGTTCCCGTTATTGACTATCCTCCAGAAGAACTCGAACAGGAGCTAAACTATTGA
- a CDS encoding DUF1611 domain-containing protein, translating to MQLTANSRVAILLQGGVKGHHGKTGLAFLRYSQTKMVAVIDSEAEGESLVGLTQIERNVPIVKNVQAALTYQPEILLIGIAPSGGKLPSDLLAEIAIAVKAGLSIVNGLHTSLNHRFPNLRSGQKIWDIRQEPAGLKIGTGQARSLSAQRILTVGTDMAIGKMSTSLELHRAALAQGIKAQLIATGQAGIAISGQGIALDAVRVDFAAGAVEKTLLEQAIEQDLVIIEGQGSLLHPGSTATLPLIRGSQPTGLVLVHRAGAKHIRDLPNFLIPPLPEVIQLYETVASAGGTFGEVKVKAIALNTLGMNHNQAEAVIKSTADSTGLPCSDVVRYGAASLLPAVYAK from the coding sequence ATGCAGCTAACAGCTAATAGTCGAGTCGCCATTTTGCTTCAAGGTGGAGTTAAAGGTCATCACGGGAAAACTGGATTAGCTTTTCTCCGCTATAGCCAGACAAAAATGGTCGCGGTAATCGATTCTGAGGCAGAAGGAGAATCTTTAGTTGGGTTAACTCAAATTGAGCGAAATGTACCAATTGTTAAAAATGTTCAAGCAGCTTTAACTTATCAACCCGAGATCCTACTAATTGGCATTGCTCCTTCTGGTGGAAAATTACCCTCTGATTTATTGGCAGAAATAGCGATCGCCGTTAAAGCTGGTCTATCAATCGTCAATGGCTTACACACCTCCCTTAATCACCGTTTTCCTAATTTACGGTCTGGACAAAAGATTTGGGATATACGACAAGAGCCTGCTGGCTTAAAAATTGGTACGGGTCAGGCGCGATCGCTTTCGGCTCAGAGAATCTTAACAGTTGGGACAGATATGGCGATCGGCAAAATGTCTACTAGCCTCGAACTCCATCGTGCAGCATTGGCTCAGGGAATCAAAGCTCAGTTGATCGCCACAGGACAGGCGGGAATTGCGATTTCAGGTCAGGGAATCGCCTTAGATGCTGTGAGGGTAGACTTTGCAGCAGGAGCAGTCGAAAAAACGCTCTTAGAGCAAGCAATAGAGCAAGATCTAGTCATTATTGAAGGACAGGGTTCACTATTACATCCAGGTTCTACTGCCACCTTGCCTCTAATACGCGGTAGCCAACCGACAGGCTTAGTTTTAGTACATCGTGCAGGAGCAAAACATATTCGCGATTTACCCAATTTTCTCATTCCTCCCTTACCAGAAGTAATTCAACTCTATGAAACCGTAGCTAGTGCAGGGGGTACTTTCGGCGAAGTTAAGGTTAAAGCGATCGCTCTTAATACCCTCGGCATGAATCACAATCAAGCAGAAGCCGTAATTAAATCTACAGCTGATTCAACAGGATTACCCTGTAGCGATGTAGTTAGGTATGGTGCAGCAAGTTTATTGCCTGCCGTATATGCCAAATAA
- a CDS encoding dipeptide epimerase, which translates to MQLTVETFTVHKKFALRISRGTTAESTNLWLRIEQDNIEGWGEASPFSIDEKQPQDASGLRSQLAQISSHLEQFHPLQRQQIKAKLDEFKVSSTIQAAVDMALYDWLGQKSGLPLWQIWGLDCDRIVPISVTIGINTPEKAVARLKDWQDTLDFKILKLKLGNPDGIEADKLMVEAVRQAAPQSRITVDANGGWSFEDAVYMSQWLERQAVEYIEQPLPVALDHKLSDLSQTSPLPIFVDESCFTSADIPRLANSVAGVNLKIMKTGGLTEAMQTIQVAQACGLKIMFGCYSDSSLANTAMAHLAPYADYLDLDSHLNLTDDPFQGATIEAGRLLPNHQPGLGVTRCS; encoded by the coding sequence ATGCAATTAACGGTTGAGACTTTTACTGTTCATAAGAAATTTGCCTTACGCATTAGTCGGGGTACTACAGCAGAAAGTACTAATCTGTGGCTGCGTATTGAGCAAGATAATATTGAAGGTTGGGGAGAAGCATCTCCTTTTTCTATAGATGAGAAGCAGCCACAAGATGCTTCAGGTTTGCGATCGCAATTAGCACAGATTAGCTCTCACCTAGAGCAGTTTCATCCCCTACAGCGCCAACAAATAAAAGCTAAATTAGATGAGTTTAAAGTCTCTTCGACGATTCAAGCAGCGGTAGATATGGCTCTCTATGATTGGCTGGGTCAAAAATCTGGTTTACCACTGTGGCAAATTTGGGGCTTAGATTGCGATCGCATTGTCCCTATATCCGTCACCATTGGGATTAATACGCCAGAAAAAGCCGTTGCTCGACTCAAAGACTGGCAAGATACTCTAGACTTTAAGATACTCAAGCTTAAGCTGGGTAATCCAGACGGAATTGAGGCAGACAAGTTGATGGTGGAAGCAGTCCGTCAAGCAGCGCCCCAGAGTAGAATTACCGTAGATGCTAATGGTGGCTGGAGTTTTGAAGATGCGGTGTATATGTCTCAATGGTTAGAGAGGCAGGCAGTAGAATATATTGAGCAACCCTTACCTGTTGCCTTAGACCACAAGCTTTCAGACTTATCTCAAACATCACCTCTACCCATTTTTGTTGATGAAAGCTGTTTTACAAGTGCCGATATTCCTCGCTTAGCCAATTCAGTAGCGGGGGTTAATCTCAAAATCATGAAAACGGGAGGTTTAACCGAAGCTATGCAGACAATTCAGGTGGCTCAAGCCTGTGGCTTAAAGATTATGTTTGGCTGTTATTCCGACAGCAGCTTAGCTAATACCGCAATGGCTCATCTTGCTCCTTATGCCGATTATTTAGACCTTGATAGTCACCTAAACCTCACAGACGATCCATTTCAGGGTGCGACCATAGAAGCAGGACGTTTATTACCCAATCATCAACCAGGATTAGGAGTAACAAGATGCAGCTAA
- a CDS encoding OstA family protein produces MALIILPSSFWLRLMIATILNVVILTPLQISQAQVPPSGAITLKSDVQESNSKTGVITARGNVQINYPARQIQATATQAQYYSRERRLILTGSVYVLQAGNSLRAEEMTYLVDEGRFIAKPESDRQVESTYLITAPDK; encoded by the coding sequence ATGGCTTTAATTATTTTGCCCTCAAGCTTTTGGCTGAGGCTAATGATAGCTACTATACTTAATGTAGTTATCTTGACTCCCCTCCAAATTTCTCAAGCACAAGTTCCTCCATCAGGAGCAATTACTCTAAAATCAGATGTGCAGGAATCTAATTCTAAAACAGGTGTAATTACTGCCAGAGGTAACGTCCAAATCAACTATCCTGCTCGACAAATTCAAGCTACGGCAACTCAGGCTCAATATTACAGCCGTGAACGTCGCTTAATTCTGACAGGCAGTGTTTATGTACTTCAAGCAGGAAACAGTCTGCGAGCGGAAGAAATGACCTATTTAGTTGATGAAGGACGATTTATTGCTAAACCCGAAAGCGATCGCCAAGTAGAATCAACTTATCTGATCACTGCACCCGATAAATGA
- the lptB gene encoding LPS export ABC transporter ATP-binding protein, whose amino-acid sequence MALILENIHKSYAKRKIVNRVNLQVSPGEIVGLLGPNGAGKTTTFYIATGLVKPNEGTVKLNERNITSLALHQRSRLGMGYLTQQASIFRNLSVQDNILLVLEQTGIPRPARPVRLQQLLKEFRLERVANTLGSLISGGERRRTELARALAAGLNGPKYLLLDEPFAGVDPIAVAEMQDIIAQLRDRQIGILITDHNFRETLAITDRAYVMRDGEILASGTADELYSNPLVKQYYLGDNFHK is encoded by the coding sequence GTGGCTTTAATTTTAGAAAATATTCATAAATCTTACGCTAAAAGAAAAATTGTTAATCGGGTAAATCTTCAGGTTTCGCCAGGGGAAATTGTCGGTTTATTGGGCCCCAATGGTGCGGGTAAAACCACGACATTTTATATTGCCACAGGTTTAGTCAAACCTAATGAAGGGACAGTTAAGTTGAATGAGCGTAATATAACCTCCTTAGCATTGCATCAGCGATCGCGTTTGGGAATGGGTTATCTGACTCAACAAGCGAGTATTTTCCGTAATCTTAGTGTTCAAGATAATATTCTCTTGGTTTTGGAACAGACAGGAATACCTCGTCCAGCACGACCAGTTAGGCTACAGCAGTTGCTTAAAGAGTTTCGTCTAGAAAGAGTGGCAAATACTTTGGGATCGCTCATTTCAGGGGGAGAAAGAAGGCGTACCGAATTAGCTAGAGCCTTAGCCGCAGGGTTAAATGGGCCTAAATATTTATTGTTGGATGAACCTTTTGCTGGGGTCGATCCGATCGCTGTAGCAGAAATGCAGGATATTATTGCTCAATTGCGCGATCGCCAAATAGGAATCTTGATTACTGACCATAACTTTCGCGAAACCTTAGCTATTACTGATCGTGCTTATGTTATGCGCGATGGAGAAATTCTCGCTTCGGGAACGGCAGATGAACTATATAGCAACCCTTTAGTTAAGCAATATTATTTGGGAGATAATTTTCACAAGTAG
- the der gene encoding ribosome biogenesis GTPase Der: MKLPIVAVIGRPNVGKSTFVNRLAGDQQAIVHDEPGITRDRTYRPSFWRDRDFQIVDTGGLVFDDDTEFLPMIRQQAMAALVEASAAIFVVDGQFGLMDGDREIAEWLRRQSVPVLLAVNKCESVEQGLAQASEFWELGLGEPYPISAIHGSGTGELLDELVTHLPPVDQLVEDNEIKVAIIGRPNVGKSSLLNAMTGEERSIVSPVSGTTRDAIDMIVQRGEQTYRLIDTAGIRRKKNVDYGAEFFSINRAFKAIRRSDVVLFVIDVLDGVTEQDLKLAGRIIDEGRAVILIINKWDAVEKDTGTINEYKKEILSRLYFMEWAEMIFVSAMTGQRVNKILDLVDVAAESHRRRVTTSVINEVLEEAVGWHSPPTNRQGKQGRIYYGTQVSAQPPTIALFVNEPKRFNDNYRRYIDRQFRDQLGFTGTPVKLIWRGKKMRELERGANKATKVK; this comes from the coding sequence ATGAAATTACCTATAGTGGCTGTTATTGGTAGACCCAACGTGGGCAAATCTACCTTTGTCAATCGTTTGGCTGGAGATCAACAGGCGATCGTCCATGACGAACCAGGAATTACCCGCGATCGCACTTACCGTCCTTCATTTTGGCGCGATCGCGATTTTCAAATAGTTGATACAGGCGGACTAGTTTTTGATGATGATACAGAGTTCCTACCCATGATTCGTCAGCAGGCAATGGCTGCATTAGTAGAGGCTTCGGCAGCGATTTTTGTGGTGGATGGTCAATTTGGCCTAATGGATGGCGATCGCGAAATTGCTGAATGGTTACGTCGTCAATCTGTCCCTGTTTTACTCGCTGTTAATAAGTGTGAGTCTGTTGAACAAGGTTTAGCCCAAGCCTCGGAATTTTGGGAATTGGGACTGGGAGAACCCTATCCCATCTCGGCGATTCACGGTAGCGGTACAGGAGAACTTTTAGATGAACTCGTGACCCATTTACCTCCTGTGGATCAGTTGGTGGAAGACAACGAGATCAAGGTAGCAATTATTGGTCGTCCTAATGTGGGTAAATCTAGCTTGCTCAACGCTATGACAGGGGAAGAACGTTCGATAGTCAGTCCTGTTTCGGGTACTACTAGAGATGCGATCGATATGATCGTCCAGCGGGGAGAACAAACCTATCGTCTCATTGACACCGCAGGGATTCGCCGTAAGAAAAACGTTGACTACGGTGCAGAATTCTTTAGCATCAACCGTGCTTTCAAAGCGATTCGCCGTTCAGATGTGGTGCTGTTTGTGATTGATGTCCTAGATGGCGTTACGGAACAGGATCTAAAACTGGCAGGACGCATTATTGATGAAGGTCGAGCGGTTATTTTGATCATTAACAAATGGGACGCAGTAGAGAAAGATACAGGCACAATCAACGAATATAAAAAAGAAATTTTGTCTCGTCTCTATTTTATGGAATGGGCGGAAATGATTTTTGTCAGCGCCATGACAGGACAACGAGTAAATAAAATCCTCGATCTGGTGGATGTGGCTGCGGAATCTCATCGTCGTCGGGTAACTACTTCCGTCATCAATGAAGTCTTAGAAGAAGCTGTAGGCTGGCACTCTCCCCCTACTAACCGTCAAGGAAAACAGGGCAGAATTTATTATGGTACTCAAGTAAGCGCCCAACCGCCGACTATTGCCTTATTTGTGAACGAACCCAAACGCTTTAATGATAACTATCGCCGTTATATCGATCGCCAATTTCGCGATCAGCTTGGGTTTACAGGGACACCTGTTAAGTTGATTTGGCGTGGTAAAAAAATGCGGGAATTGGAAAGAGGCGCAAATAAAGCGACTAAGGTTAAATAG
- a CDS encoding metalloregulator ArsR/SmtB family transcription factor, translating to MSRTAGNADVFAAIADPTRRAILDLLRQGEQPVKQIAQPFSMSLPAISQHLSVLCEVELVTQRKEGRQRFYRLNPEPLKQVSNWVNHYEQFWQDKLDVLGNYLEDNP from the coding sequence ATGAGTAGAACTGCTGGTAATGCTGATGTTTTTGCTGCGATCGCCGATCCGACTCGACGGGCAATTCTCGACTTATTACGTCAAGGAGAACAACCTGTTAAGCAAATCGCCCAACCATTTTCTATGTCACTTCCTGCTATTTCGCAACATTTAAGCGTGTTGTGTGAAGTGGAACTTGTTACCCAGAGAAAAGAAGGACGACAGCGATTTTATCGTTTAAATCCAGAACCTTTAAAGCAGGTATCTAATTGGGTAAATCATTACGAACAATTCTGGCAAGACAAGTTAGATGTTCTTGGTAACTATTTGGAGGATAATCCGTGA
- a CDS encoding SRPBCC domain-containing protein, with the protein MKEQVKLNIFYPHPPEKVWQALTDCRILNAWMMNNNFEPCLGHKFKFESNSLPGIITIIHCEVVELNKPKRLAYTWQDEMTSEPSLRDKLTELLNYRNSKEEWDYRLQQKLPQVLKKNY; encoded by the coding sequence GTGAAAGAGCAAGTAAAGCTAAATATTTTTTATCCTCATCCACCAGAAAAAGTCTGGCAAGCTTTAACCGACTGCCGTATTCTCAATGCTTGGATGATGAATAATAATTTTGAACCGTGTTTAGGGCATAAATTTAAGTTTGAAAGCAATTCTTTACCAGGCATAATAACAATCATTCACTGTGAGGTAGTGGAACTAAATAAGCCCAAACGTCTTGCTTATACTTGGCAGGATGAGATGACAAGTGAACCGTCATTAAGAGATAAACTAACGGAGTTGCTTAACTACAGAAATTCTAAAGAAGAATGGGATTATCGTCTTCAGCAAAAGCTACCGCAAGTACTAAAGAAAAACTATTGA
- a CDS encoding N-6 DNA methylase, with protein MVATAQSLNEFVNYRRQYITGRERSQAQVFLDRFFQAFGHHGALQAGAEYEVAIKKGSNKGKTGFADLVWKPRVLIEMKKQGEDLGKHYRQAFNYWTRIVPNRPRYVMLCNFDQFWIYDFDNQVDEPVDIINLEQLPERSSAFGFMGLEQQNPVFQNNQVEVTKETARKMGELCEILKQRGIKEDFSILAAQRLVLQCVLAMFAEDRGMLPTDMFINCIQDCLGGRSSYDVLGGLFQEMNRPGISPAGKYKGVDYFNGGLFATIHPIELTKEELNYLDSAARENWKQIRPAIFGNIFEGTTNKKERHAHGMHFTSEADIMKIVKPTISNYWDAKIEAANTIDELNSLQIELKSYKVLDPACGSGNFLYLAYQELKEIEKFLLDKTASRRRSEIGKQQTQMGLVTPLQFYGMDINPFAVELAKVTMTIAKKVAIDKLDLTEQELPLDTLDNNIVCQDALFSEWVKAGAIIGNPPFLGGKHMRLNLGDEYVEQVFKQFPDVKDVDFCSYWFRLAQDNINETGRVGLVGTNSISQGKSRIATLDYVTNKGGQIHEAISSQVWSGEAEVHVSIVNWSYEQPDKYFLDDKQVARINSSLTINVDVSKALELKVNKNKSFQGIIPVGKGFYINERQAQLWIAQDNQNKNVLKQSCSADDLTDNPHGNPSRWIIDFNDMCLEDASDYKLPFEHLKNTVKPKRDNNRRKPTRLNWWKFGEKRPAMRKAIDNLSHYFIVPRHSKWFIFLPVNINWLPADSTTVVTSDDYYILGILTSNIHRLWVKAQSSTLKGDTRYTNTTCFETFPFPQNPGVGASGKGGSRTAPASRNASTGTIIEQIRNKTIELHQYRTEQMSKKQWGITQLYNAYFHEPASKLYQLHQELDKLVMQAYDFRKNDDILAKLLELNLELAAKEKRGEKVIGAKSPD; from the coding sequence ATGGTAGCTACCGCCCAAAGCCTCAATGAGTTTGTCAATTATCGTCGGCAATACATTACAGGCAGAGAAAGAAGTCAGGCACAGGTATTTTTAGACAGGTTTTTTCAGGCTTTTGGACATCATGGTGCATTACAAGCTGGTGCAGAATACGAAGTTGCTATTAAAAAGGGAAGTAATAAAGGTAAGACAGGTTTTGCGGATTTAGTCTGGAAACCCCGCGTCTTGATTGAAATGAAGAAACAGGGGGAAGATTTAGGCAAACATTACCGTCAGGCTTTTAATTACTGGACAAGAATCGTTCCCAATCGTCCACGCTACGTAATGCTATGTAACTTCGATCAGTTTTGGATTTACGATTTTGATAATCAAGTTGACGAACCCGTAGATATTATCAATCTTGAGCAATTACCTGAAAGATCGTCAGCTTTTGGCTTTATGGGGTTGGAACAGCAAAACCCAGTTTTTCAAAATAATCAGGTAGAGGTAACTAAAGAAACTGCTCGCAAAATGGGCGAACTATGCGAAATCCTCAAGCAAAGGGGTATAAAAGAAGATTTTAGTATTCTCGCTGCGCAAAGATTAGTTTTGCAATGTGTTTTAGCCATGTTTGCCGAAGATCGAGGAATGTTACCAACCGATATGTTTATTAACTGCATTCAAGACTGTCTGGGTGGCAGAAGTTCTTATGATGTTTTGGGTGGTTTATTTCAGGAAATGAATCGACCAGGAATTAGTCCTGCGGGTAAGTACAAAGGAGTAGACTATTTTAATGGTGGTTTGTTTGCTACCATTCATCCCATCGAATTAACCAAAGAAGAATTAAACTATCTCGATTCAGCAGCGCGGGAAAACTGGAAACAAATTCGCCCTGCAATTTTCGGTAATATTTTTGAAGGTACGACAAATAAAAAAGAACGTCATGCTCATGGGATGCACTTCACTTCGGAAGCGGACATCATGAAAATTGTTAAGCCGACTATTAGTAATTATTGGGATGCAAAAATAGAAGCTGCTAATACAATAGACGAGTTAAATAGTTTGCAAATAGAACTAAAGAGCTATAAAGTCCTCGATCCCGCTTGTGGTTCGGGAAATTTTTTATATCTTGCCTATCAAGAACTTAAAGAAATCGAAAAGTTTTTATTAGATAAAACAGCTTCTCGTCGTAGATCAGAAATTGGTAAACAACAAACACAAATGGGATTGGTAACACCCTTGCAGTTTTACGGCATGGACATAAATCCCTTTGCAGTAGAGTTGGCGAAAGTTACTATGACTATTGCTAAGAAAGTTGCGATCGACAAGTTGGATTTAACGGAACAAGAATTACCCCTCGATACTTTAGATAATAATATTGTCTGTCAAGATGCTTTGTTTAGCGAATGGGTAAAAGCAGGCGCAATTATTGGTAATCCTCCGTTTTTGGGTGGTAAACATATGCGCTTAAATCTGGGAGATGAATATGTAGAGCAAGTATTTAAACAGTTTCCTGATGTTAAAGATGTTGATTTTTGTAGCTATTGGTTTCGCTTAGCACAGGATAATATTAACGAAACAGGTAGAGTAGGTTTAGTTGGAACTAATTCGATTAGTCAGGGAAAAAGCCGTATAGCAACTTTAGATTATGTTACTAACAAAGGTGGACAGATACACGAAGCAATTTCTAGTCAAGTTTGGTCAGGTGAAGCCGAAGTTCATGTAAGTATAGTTAACTGGAGTTATGAACAACCAGATAAATACTTTTTAGATGACAAGCAGGTAGCTCGTATTAATTCTTCTTTGACTATCAATGTTGATGTTTCCAAAGCTCTTGAGCTTAAAGTAAATAAGAATAAAAGCTTTCAAGGGATTATTCCAGTAGGGAAAGGTTTTTATATTAATGAAAGACAAGCTCAATTATGGATTGCTCAAGATAATCAAAATAAAAATGTTCTAAAGCAGTCTTGTTCTGCTGATGATTTGACGGATAATCCTCATGGTAATCCTAGTAGATGGATTATTGATTTTAATGATATGTGCTTAGAAGATGCTAGTGATTATAAATTACCTTTTGAGCATTTAAAAAATACTGTTAAACCAAAAAGAGATAATAATCGAAGAAAACCAACAAGATTAAATTGGTGGAAATTTGGAGAAAAAAGACCAGCAATGAGAAAAGCTATTGATAACTTATCACATTATTTTATTGTACCAAGACATTCTAAATGGTTTATTTTTCTTCCTGTTAATATTAATTGGCTACCTGCTGATTCTACAACCGTTGTTACATCAGATGATTATTATATTTTAGGAATATTGACATCAAATATTCATCGCTTGTGGGTAAAAGCTCAAAGCTCTACATTAAAAGGCGACACCCGTTATACAAATACGACTTGTTTTGAAACCTTTCCTTTTCCCCAAAATCCTGGTGTGGGTGCATCGGGTAAGGGCGGTTCGCGAACCGCCCCTGCATCACGAAACGCATCGACGGGAACAATTATCGAACAAATCCGCAATAAAACCATTGAATTGCATCAATATCGCACCGAACAAATGTCAAAGAAACAATGGGGAATTACGCAACTTTATAACGCCTACTTTCATGAACCAGCCAGTAAACTTTATCAACTACATCAAGAGTTAGATAAATTAGTTATGCAAGCTTATGATTTTAGGAAAAATGACGATATTTTAGCCAAACTTCTAGAATTAAATTTAGAATTAGCAGCCAAAGAAAAACGAGGCGAGAAAGTAATTGGTGCAAAATCGCCTGATTAA
- a CDS encoding type II toxin-antitoxin system Phd/YefM family antitoxin, giving the protein MPKYLTITEARKNLLSLPDELINEPIIITKHGKPVMVTVSYEQMESLLETLEILEDKEFSSQLSASIQQEQAGESVSWEEAKEKLGW; this is encoded by the coding sequence ATGCCAAAATATCTCACCATTACAGAAGCTAGAAAAAATCTTCTAAGCTTACCTGATGAACTAATTAATGAACCCATAATCATTACCAAGCATGGTAAACCCGTAATGGTTACAGTCAGCTATGAACAAATGGAATCTTTATTAGAAACTTTAGAAATACTAGAGGATAAAGAATTTAGTTCCCAATTGTCTGCAAGCATTCAACAAGAGCAAGCTGGAGAGAGCGTTAGCTGGGAAGAGGCTAAAGAAAAATTAGGGTGGTAA
- a CDS encoding type II toxin-antitoxin system RelE/ParE family toxin gives MQYRIEITPLAIELLSKIKDKREQQGLKQRIEKLTSEPEKQGKALSRKLKEYRSVRALGQRYRIVYRVDRSTITVLIVGAGIRKEGAKKDIYAILNKFFS, from the coding sequence ATGCAGTACAGAATCGAAATTACACCTCTAGCAATAGAATTATTGAGCAAGATTAAAGATAAAAGAGAACAGCAAGGATTAAAACAGAGAATTGAGAAATTAACCTCCGAACCAGAAAAACAGGGTAAAGCTCTATCGAGAAAGCTGAAGGAATACCGTAGCGTTAGAGCTTTAGGTCAACGTTACCGAATTGTTTATCGAGTCGATCGCTCTACAATTACAGTATTAATAGTTGGCGCAGGTATTCGTAAAGAGGGAGCGAAAAAAGATATTTACGCTATTTTAAATAAGTTTTTTAGTTAA
- a CDS encoding CPBP family intramembrane metalloprotease, which produces MSRLRRFKKIAEFSAPLRLIIFLGALSILWLPLALPIYWFLREDSNLASILTMALLFLELLCCWQIWGRFVYGDRHIYTRYGLARSQKNTREFWQGLAIGFWLCLGLFITEALLGWIEVIHPSASLIRIIIEGWFSAVGIALAEELLFRGWLLDELQRDYSKKTCIWVTAIAYAIAHFLKPVAEIIRTAVTFPALVLLGITLVLAKYQHGDRLGISIGIHAGLVWGYYIVNVGQLIKYNNQVPVWVTGIDGNPIAGVMGLLFLSGLAGIIMKHQLWHCICKFE; this is translated from the coding sequence ATTTCACGGTTAAGACGGTTTAAAAAAATAGCCGAGTTTTCAGCACCATTGAGATTAATAATTTTCCTTGGTGCTTTGTCAATTTTATGGCTACCTTTGGCATTACCAATTTATTGGTTCTTACGGGAAGACAGTAACCTTGCCAGTATTTTGACAATGGCGTTGCTATTTTTAGAATTACTTTGTTGCTGGCAAATTTGGGGCAGATTTGTTTATGGCGATCGCCATATTTATACTCGATACGGTTTAGCTAGAAGTCAGAAAAATACGCGAGAATTCTGGCAAGGTTTAGCGATCGGCTTTTGGCTGTGTCTGGGATTATTTATCACCGAAGCACTTTTAGGTTGGATCGAAGTAATTCATCCATCCGCTAGTTTAATCAGAATTATCATCGAAGGCTGGTTCAGCGCCGTCGGTATTGCTTTAGCCGAAGAATTACTATTTCGGGGTTGGTTGCTGGATGAATTGCAGCGCGATTACAGTAAAAAAACCTGTATTTGGGTAACGGCGATCGCCTATGCTATAGCTCATTTTCTCAAGCCAGTTGCCGAGATTATACGTACGGCGGTGACTTTTCCTGCTTTGGTTTTATTAGGAATTACTTTAGTGTTGGCTAAATATCAACATGGCGATCGCTTGGGTATTTCGATTGGTATCCATGCAGGATTAGTCTGGGGTTACTATATCGTCAATGTGGGTCAGTTGATTAAGTACAATAACCAAGTTCCTGTTTGGGTTACAGGGATTGATGGCAATCCGATCGCAGGAGTGATGGGTTTGCTGTTTTTATCGGGTTTGGCTGGGATAATTATGAAACATCAATTATGGCATTGTATTTGTAAGTTTGAGTAA
- the clpS gene encoding ATP-dependent Clp protease adapter ClpS, translated as MSLGTSVIDKSSTSTVSKHAPRYKVLLHNDDVNPMEYVVQVLMQTIAGMTPPQAVNIMMETHNSGVGLVITCALEHAEFYAETLCNSGLTSTIEADD; from the coding sequence GTGTCATTGGGAACTTCTGTAATAGACAAAAGCTCAACTTCAACCGTCAGTAAACATGCACCCCGCTATAAGGTTTTGTTGCATAATGATGACGTTAACCCTATGGAGTATGTGGTTCAGGTTTTAATGCAGACTATTGCTGGCATGACTCCGCCTCAAGCAGTCAATATTATGATGGAAACTCATAATAGTGGAGTTGGGTTGGTAATTACCTGCGCTTTAGAACATGCAGAGTTTTATGCAGAAACCTTATGTAATAGTGGTTTGACCAGTACGATTGAAGCGGATGACTAA